The following coding sequences lie in one uncultured Fibrobacter sp. genomic window:
- a CDS encoding GNAT family N-acetyltransferase, producing MKNYTIRTEQPRDFKTVENLTREAFWNVYRPGCTEHYVLHCYRSEPDFVPELSLVLEVDGEIIGHVMYAWSHIDADDGRKIRMMTFGPISIRPDYKRKGYGKILLDHSMRIAAEMGAGCLLICGNIAFYGKSGFVVASTRGIRYADDPESDAPYFLCKELQEGFLDGITGSYHDPEPYFVAMRNPEAFEKYDKEFPQKEKLVLPGQL from the coding sequence ATGAAAAATTACACTATCCGCACGGAACAACCGCGCGACTTTAAGACCGTCGAAAACCTTACCCGCGAAGCCTTCTGGAACGTGTACCGTCCCGGATGCACCGAGCATTACGTGCTGCACTGCTACAGGAGCGAGCCCGACTTTGTGCCGGAACTCTCGCTCGTGCTGGAAGTGGACGGCGAAATCATCGGGCACGTGATGTACGCGTGGTCGCATATTGACGCCGACGACGGACGCAAAATCCGCATGATGACCTTCGGGCCCATCAGCATTCGTCCCGATTACAAGCGCAAAGGCTACGGAAAAATCCTGCTTGACCATTCCATGCGAATTGCCGCCGAGATGGGCGCGGGCTGCCTCCTGATTTGCGGGAACATCGCGTTCTACGGCAAGAGCGGCTTTGTAGTCGCGAGCACCAGGGGAATCCGCTACGCTGACGACCCCGAAAGCGACGCGCCTTACTTCCTCTGCAAGGAACTGCAAGAAGGGTTCCTCGACGGAATCACCGGCAGCTACCACGATCCTGAACCGTACTTTGTCGCCATGCGCAATCCCGAAGCATTCGAGAAGTACGATAAGGAGTTTCCGCAGAAGGAAAAGCTCGTGTTGCCTGGGCAGCTCTAA